The Mangifera indica cultivar Alphonso chromosome 8, CATAS_Mindica_2.1, whole genome shotgun sequence genome has a window encoding:
- the LOC123222672 gene encoding ACT domain-containing protein ACR6-like isoform X2, with amino-acid sequence MDLIIKKAYISSDGGWFMDVFNVIDHNGNKIRDKEVINYIQTRLESDASFSPSLRSSVGVIPSEDHTSIELTGNDRPGLLSEICAVLADLQCNVVNAEIWTHNARAAAVVHVTDHSTGCAIKDSKRLSTIKQLLCNVLNANNDFKGAKTTLSPPGVMNRERRLHQIMFDDRDYERVERTLGRVEDKSSRPQVTVLNIEKDYTVITMRSKDRPKLLFDIVCTLTDMQYVVFHGMVDTGEMEAYQEFYIRHVDGLPISSDAERERVIQCLEAAIERRASEGLELELCTEYRIGLLSDITRIFRENSLCIKRAEISTKGGRVKDTFYVTDVTGNPVDPKIIEAIRGQIGKTKLKVKHSPIVAPKPPERTTGFFLGNFFKARSFQNFKLIRSYS; translated from the exons ATGGATCTTATAATAAAGAAAGCATACATATCATCCGACGGGGGATGGTTTATGGATG TGTTTAATGTAATTGATCACAACGGGAACAAAATAAGAGATAAGGAAGTCATCAATTACATTCAAACG AGGCTTGAAAGCGATGCTAGCTTCTCACCCTCGTTGAGAAGCTCTGTTGGGGTGATTCCTTCAGAAGATCATACATCAATTGAACTCACTGGCAATGACAGGCCTGGTCTATTGTCGGAGATATGTGCAGTTCTTGCGGATCTTCAGTGCAATGTGGTGAATGCTGAGATATGGACACATAATGCTAGAGCTGCAGCTGTTGTTCATGTCACCGACCATTCCACTGGCTGTGCAATTAAGGATTCCAAACGCCTCTCAACCATAAAGCAATTGCTTTGCAATGTTCTCAATGCAAACAATGACTTCAAAGGAGCAAAGACAACACTTTCACCTCCTGGTGTTATGAATAGAGAAAGAAGGCTGCATCAAATTATGTTTGATGATAGGGACTATGAAAGGGTTGAGAGAACACTGGGAAGAGTTGAGGATAAAAGCTCAAGACCCCAAGTTACTGTTTTGAATATTGAGAAAGATTACACTGTGATAACTATGAGATCAAAAGATCGCCCGAAACTATTGTTCGACATTGTTTGCACTCTAACAGACATGCAATATGTTGTTTTTCACGGAATGGTCGACACTGGAGAGATGGAAGCTTATCAG GAATTCTATATTCGACATGTTGATGGGCTTCCAATCAGCTCGGATGCTGAACGAGAACGTGTTATACAGTGTCTTGAAGCTGCCATTGAGAGGCGGGCATCAGAG GGACTGGAGCTGGAATTGTGCACAGAATATCGTATTGGACTCCTTTCAGACATCACAAGGATATTCCGTGAAAATAGTCTGTGTATCAAGAGAGCAGAAATTTCGACAAAAGGAGGGAGGGTCAAAGACACTTTCTATGTCACGGATGTTACTGGAAACCCAGTTGATCCGAAGATCATCGAGGCTATTCGGGGGCAGATTGGAAAAACCAAACTCAAGGTAAAGCACAGCCCAATTGTTGCACCAAAACCTCCTGAGAGAACAACAGGATTTTTTCTGGGAAACTTTTTTAAAGCTCgatcttttcaaaatttcaaactgATTAGATCCtactcataa
- the LOC123222500 gene encoding pentatricopeptide repeat-containing protein At5g14080 isoform X2, with product MRPAAALATRTSRALISASNYTKPTRSWSPSLEQTLHRLSLRDSLSPALVAEVIDPHLLTHHSLALGFFNWASQQPNFTHSSLSYQSVLKSLSLSRQFNAIDSVLKQVKVNKVTLDASVYCFIIRSLIQGKDTQKAFLVFTELKSKCEEIGPQICNSLLAALASDGYFESALKVFDAMTQRGVEFSTIGFGVFIWRFCKNVELGQVLSMLESVKRSCNSAINGSIIAVLIVHGLCEAKRVEEANRVLDELRIRECKPDFIAYRIVAEEFKLMGDVFERETVLKKKRKLGVAPRTSDYREFILGLISERRICEAKELAGRVREAYMVLQEMKKKGLAPNVSFYNCLMEACCRKDLLRPAKKLWDEMFANGCSGNLKTYNTLIGKFSEAGEVEDALRLFHRMSAKGVTPDITTYMSLLKGLCQETNFQAAFEVFHKSVTQDTILAHRILSTLILSLCQNGHFLVAVKFLHGLAPDMGHSESHVILLKCLADAREIQVAIEHIKWLQKTSPSILQVIATELSALLSSLSQPEPILQLLQAVQENFLNSKSVS from the exons ATGAGACCGGCGGCTGCGTTAGCGACACGGACAAGCCGGGCTCTAATTTCGGCATCGAACTACACAAAGCCAACACGATCTTGGAGCCCCTCATTGGAACAAACTCTCCATCGACTCAGTCTTCGCGACTCTCTGAGCCCAGCGTTGGTGGCTGAAGTTATCGACCCGCATCTATTAACTCATCACTCACTTGCCCTTGGCTTCTTCAACTGGGCATCTCAGCAGCCCAACTTCACTCACTCCTCTCTCTCTTATCAATCTGTCCtcaaatctctctctctttcccgCCAGTTCAACGCCATCGACTCTGTTTTGAAGCAAGTCAAAGTAAACAAAGTCACTCTGGATGCTTCTGTTTACTGCTTTATAATTCGTTCATTAATTCAAGGGAAAGATACCCAGAAAGCGTTTTTGGTGTTTACTGAACTCAAGTCGAAATGTGAAGAAATTGGGCCTCAGATATGCAACTCTCTATTAGCTGCTTTAGCTTCTGATGGGTATTTTGAAAGTGCATTGAAGGTGTTTGATGCAATGACTCAAAGAGGCGTAGAATTCAGTACCATTGGTTTTGGTGTGTTTATTTGGAGATTTTGTAAAAATGTTGAATTAGGTCAAGTTCTAAGTATGTTAGAAAGTGTTAAAAGGAGTTGTAATTCAGCCATTAACGGGTCAATTATTGCGGTTTTGATAGTTCATGGACTTTGTGAAGCTAAAAGAGTGGAGGAGGCTAATAGGGTACTGGATGAGTTGAGGATTAGAGAGTGCAAACCTGATTTCATTGCGTATAGGATTGTTGCTGAAGAGTTTAAACTAATGGGGGATGTCTTTGAAAGAGAAACagttttgaagaagaaaagaaaactaggAGTTGCTCCAAGAACTAGTGATTATAGAGAATTTATTTTAGGTTTGATTTCGGAGCGACGGATTTGTGAAGCAAAAGAATTAG CAGGGAGAGTGCGAGAAGCatatatggtacttcaggagatgaagaagaaaggttTAGCCCCAAATGTCTCATTTTATAACTGTCTCATGGAAGCATGCTGTAGAAAGGATCTATTGCGTCCTGCTAAAAAATTGTGGGATGAGATGTTTGCTAATGGCTGTAGCGGGAACCTGAAGACTTACAATACACTAATAGGGAAATTCTCAGAAGCAGGTGAAGTTGAAGATGCTTTGAGGCTCTTTCACCGTATGTCGGCAAAAGGGGTGACGCCTGATATCACAACCTATATGTCCCTCCTCAAAGGGCTCTGTCAAGAAACAAATTTTCAAGCTGCTTTCGAAGTCTTTCACAAGTCTGTTACTCAGGACACAATCCTGGCTCACAGAATATTAAGCACACTTATCCTTTCGCTCTGTCAAAACG GACATTTTCTTGTTGCTGTTAAGTTTCTTCATGGTCTTGCCCCCGATATGGGACATTCAGAATCCCATGTCATTTTGCTGAAATGTTTAGCTGATGCTAGAGAGATTCAAGTTGCCATTGAGCATATAAAATGGCTTCAGAAAACCTCTCCTTCAATATTGCAAGTTATAGCTACTGAACTATCAGCATTGCTTTCATCACTTTCACAACCAGAGCCCATTTTACAGTTGCTACAGGCAGTGCaagaaaattttctcaattCCAAAAGTGTTTCATAG
- the LOC123222500 gene encoding pentatricopeptide repeat-containing protein At5g14080 isoform X3 — protein MRPAAALATRTSRALISASNYTKPTRSWSPSLEQTLHRLSLRDSLSPALVAEVIDPHLLTHHSLALGFFNWASQQPNFTHSSLSYQSVLKSLSLSRQFNAIDSVLKQVKVNKVTLDASVYCFIIRSLIQGKDTQKAFLVFTELKSKCEEIGPQICNSLLAALASDGYFESALKVFDAMTQRGVEFSTIGFGVFIWRFCKNVELGQVLSMLESVKRSCNSAINGSIIAVLIVHGLCEAKRVEEANRVLDELRIRECKPDFIAYRIVAEEFKLMGDVFERETVLKKKRKLGVAPRTSDYREFILGLISERRICEAKELGRVREAYMVLQEMKKKGLAPNVSFYNCLMEACCRKDLLRPAKKLWDEMFANGCSGNLKTYNTLIGKFSEAGEVEDALRLFHRMSAKGVTPDITTYMSLLKGLCQETNFQAAFEVFHKSVTQDTILAHRILSTLILSLCQNGHFLVAVKFLHGLAPDMGHSESHVILLKCLADAREIQVAIEHIKWLQKTSPSILQVIATELSALLSSLSQPEPILQLLQAVQENFLNSKSVS, from the exons ATGAGACCGGCGGCTGCGTTAGCGACACGGACAAGCCGGGCTCTAATTTCGGCATCGAACTACACAAAGCCAACACGATCTTGGAGCCCCTCATTGGAACAAACTCTCCATCGACTCAGTCTTCGCGACTCTCTGAGCCCAGCGTTGGTGGCTGAAGTTATCGACCCGCATCTATTAACTCATCACTCACTTGCCCTTGGCTTCTTCAACTGGGCATCTCAGCAGCCCAACTTCACTCACTCCTCTCTCTCTTATCAATCTGTCCtcaaatctctctctctttcccgCCAGTTCAACGCCATCGACTCTGTTTTGAAGCAAGTCAAAGTAAACAAAGTCACTCTGGATGCTTCTGTTTACTGCTTTATAATTCGTTCATTAATTCAAGGGAAAGATACCCAGAAAGCGTTTTTGGTGTTTACTGAACTCAAGTCGAAATGTGAAGAAATTGGGCCTCAGATATGCAACTCTCTATTAGCTGCTTTAGCTTCTGATGGGTATTTTGAAAGTGCATTGAAGGTGTTTGATGCAATGACTCAAAGAGGCGTAGAATTCAGTACCATTGGTTTTGGTGTGTTTATTTGGAGATTTTGTAAAAATGTTGAATTAGGTCAAGTTCTAAGTATGTTAGAAAGTGTTAAAAGGAGTTGTAATTCAGCCATTAACGGGTCAATTATTGCGGTTTTGATAGTTCATGGACTTTGTGAAGCTAAAAGAGTGGAGGAGGCTAATAGGGTACTGGATGAGTTGAGGATTAGAGAGTGCAAACCTGATTTCATTGCGTATAGGATTGTTGCTGAAGAGTTTAAACTAATGGGGGATGTCTTTGAAAGAGAAACagttttgaagaagaaaagaaaactaggAGTTGCTCCAAGAACTAGTGATTATAGAGAATTTATTTTAGGTTTGATTTCGGAGCGACGGATTTGTGAAGCAAAAGAATTAG GGAGAGTGCGAGAAGCatatatggtacttcaggagatgaagaagaaaggttTAGCCCCAAATGTCTCATTTTATAACTGTCTCATGGAAGCATGCTGTAGAAAGGATCTATTGCGTCCTGCTAAAAAATTGTGGGATGAGATGTTTGCTAATGGCTGTAGCGGGAACCTGAAGACTTACAATACACTAATAGGGAAATTCTCAGAAGCAGGTGAAGTTGAAGATGCTTTGAGGCTCTTTCACCGTATGTCGGCAAAAGGGGTGACGCCTGATATCACAACCTATATGTCCCTCCTCAAAGGGCTCTGTCAAGAAACAAATTTTCAAGCTGCTTTCGAAGTCTTTCACAAGTCTGTTACTCAGGACACAATCCTGGCTCACAGAATATTAAGCACACTTATCCTTTCGCTCTGTCAAAACG GACATTTTCTTGTTGCTGTTAAGTTTCTTCATGGTCTTGCCCCCGATATGGGACATTCAGAATCCCATGTCATTTTGCTGAAATGTTTAGCTGATGCTAGAGAGATTCAAGTTGCCATTGAGCATATAAAATGGCTTCAGAAAACCTCTCCTTCAATATTGCAAGTTATAGCTACTGAACTATCAGCATTGCTTTCATCACTTTCACAACCAGAGCCCATTTTACAGTTGCTACAGGCAGTGCaagaaaattttctcaattCCAAAAGTGTTTCATAG
- the LOC123222500 gene encoding pentatricopeptide repeat-containing protein At5g14080 isoform X1: MRPAAALATRTSRALISASNYTKPTRSWSPSLEQTLHRLSLRDSLSPALVAEVIDPHLLTHHSLALGFFNWASQQPNFTHSSLSYQSVLKSLSLSRQFNAIDSVLKQVKVNKVTLDASVYCFIIRSLIQGKDTQKAFLVFTELKSKCEEIGPQICNSLLAALASDGYFESALKVFDAMTQRGVEFSTIGFGVFIWRFCKNVELGQVLSMLESVKRSCNSAINGSIIAVLIVHGLCEAKRVEEANRVLDELRIRECKPDFIAYRIVAEEFKLMGDVFERETVLKKKRKLGVAPRTSDYREFILGLISERRICEAKELGEVIVGGNFPIDDDVLNALIGSVSGIDPGSAITLLNYMIGTGRLPTLLTLSNLSRNLCKHERSDELVEVYKLLSANDYFSDMESYNVMFSFLCSAGRVREAYMVLQEMKKKGLAPNVSFYNCLMEACCRKDLLRPAKKLWDEMFANGCSGNLKTYNTLIGKFSEAGEVEDALRLFHRMSAKGVTPDITTYMSLLKGLCQETNFQAAFEVFHKSVTQDTILAHRILSTLILSLCQNGHFLVAVKFLHGLAPDMGHSESHVILLKCLADAREIQVAIEHIKWLQKTSPSILQVIATELSALLSSLSQPEPILQLLQAVQENFLNSKSVS; the protein is encoded by the exons ATGAGACCGGCGGCTGCGTTAGCGACACGGACAAGCCGGGCTCTAATTTCGGCATCGAACTACACAAAGCCAACACGATCTTGGAGCCCCTCATTGGAACAAACTCTCCATCGACTCAGTCTTCGCGACTCTCTGAGCCCAGCGTTGGTGGCTGAAGTTATCGACCCGCATCTATTAACTCATCACTCACTTGCCCTTGGCTTCTTCAACTGGGCATCTCAGCAGCCCAACTTCACTCACTCCTCTCTCTCTTATCAATCTGTCCtcaaatctctctctctttcccgCCAGTTCAACGCCATCGACTCTGTTTTGAAGCAAGTCAAAGTAAACAAAGTCACTCTGGATGCTTCTGTTTACTGCTTTATAATTCGTTCATTAATTCAAGGGAAAGATACCCAGAAAGCGTTTTTGGTGTTTACTGAACTCAAGTCGAAATGTGAAGAAATTGGGCCTCAGATATGCAACTCTCTATTAGCTGCTTTAGCTTCTGATGGGTATTTTGAAAGTGCATTGAAGGTGTTTGATGCAATGACTCAAAGAGGCGTAGAATTCAGTACCATTGGTTTTGGTGTGTTTATTTGGAGATTTTGTAAAAATGTTGAATTAGGTCAAGTTCTAAGTATGTTAGAAAGTGTTAAAAGGAGTTGTAATTCAGCCATTAACGGGTCAATTATTGCGGTTTTGATAGTTCATGGACTTTGTGAAGCTAAAAGAGTGGAGGAGGCTAATAGGGTACTGGATGAGTTGAGGATTAGAGAGTGCAAACCTGATTTCATTGCGTATAGGATTGTTGCTGAAGAGTTTAAACTAATGGGGGATGTCTTTGAAAGAGAAACagttttgaagaagaaaagaaaactaggAGTTGCTCCAAGAACTAGTGATTATAGAGAATTTATTTTAGGTTTGATTTCGGAGCGACGGATTTGTGAAGCAAAAGAATTAGGTGAGGTGATTGTTGGTGGGAATTTTCCCATTGATGATGATGTTTTAAATGCATTAATAGGATCAGTTTCAGGCATTGATCCTGGTTCTGCAATCACcttgttaaattatatgattggaaCAGGGAGATTACCAACATTGTTAACATTAAGTAACTTGAGCAGGAACTTATGTAAACATGAGAGGAGTGACGAATTGGTGGAGGTTTATAAGCTTTTATCTGCAAATGATTATTTCTCAGATATGGAGAGTTACAATGTGATGTTTTCTTTCTTGTGCTCAGCAGGGAGAGTGCGAGAAGCatatatggtacttcaggagatgaagaagaaaggttTAGCCCCAAATGTCTCATTTTATAACTGTCTCATGGAAGCATGCTGTAGAAAGGATCTATTGCGTCCTGCTAAAAAATTGTGGGATGAGATGTTTGCTAATGGCTGTAGCGGGAACCTGAAGACTTACAATACACTAATAGGGAAATTCTCAGAAGCAGGTGAAGTTGAAGATGCTTTGAGGCTCTTTCACCGTATGTCGGCAAAAGGGGTGACGCCTGATATCACAACCTATATGTCCCTCCTCAAAGGGCTCTGTCAAGAAACAAATTTTCAAGCTGCTTTCGAAGTCTTTCACAAGTCTGTTACTCAGGACACAATCCTGGCTCACAGAATATTAAGCACACTTATCCTTTCGCTCTGTCAAAACG GACATTTTCTTGTTGCTGTTAAGTTTCTTCATGGTCTTGCCCCCGATATGGGACATTCAGAATCCCATGTCATTTTGCTGAAATGTTTAGCTGATGCTAGAGAGATTCAAGTTGCCATTGAGCATATAAAATGGCTTCAGAAAACCTCTCCTTCAATATTGCAAGTTATAGCTACTGAACTATCAGCATTGCTTTCATCACTTTCACAACCAGAGCCCATTTTACAGTTGCTACAGGCAGTGCaagaaaattttctcaattCCAAAAGTGTTTCATAG
- the LOC123222672 gene encoding ACT domain-containing protein ACR6-like isoform X1, whose translation MDDEYAKLIRRMNPPRVVIDNNSCEDATVIQVDSINKHGILLQVVQVLTDMDLIIKKAYISSDGGWFMDVFNVIDHNGNKIRDKEVINYIQTRLESDASFSPSLRSSVGVIPSEDHTSIELTGNDRPGLLSEICAVLADLQCNVVNAEIWTHNARAAAVVHVTDHSTGCAIKDSKRLSTIKQLLCNVLNANNDFKGAKTTLSPPGVMNRERRLHQIMFDDRDYERVERTLGRVEDKSSRPQVTVLNIEKDYTVITMRSKDRPKLLFDIVCTLTDMQYVVFHGMVDTGEMEAYQEFYIRHVDGLPISSDAERERVIQCLEAAIERRASEGLELELCTEYRIGLLSDITRIFRENSLCIKRAEISTKGGRVKDTFYVTDVTGNPVDPKIIEAIRGQIGKTKLKVKHSPIVAPKPPERTTGFFLGNFFKARSFQNFKLIRSYS comes from the exons ATGGATGATGAGTATGCGAAGCTGATCAGAAGGATGAATCCTCCTAG AGTTGTAATTGATAATAACTCTTGTGAGGATGCCACTGTTATACAG GTGGACAGTATTAACAAGCATGGCATTTTGCTGCAAGTTGTTCAAGTACTTACTGATATGGATCTTATAATAAAGAAAGCATACATATCATCCGACGGGGGATGGTTTATGGATG TGTTTAATGTAATTGATCACAACGGGAACAAAATAAGAGATAAGGAAGTCATCAATTACATTCAAACG AGGCTTGAAAGCGATGCTAGCTTCTCACCCTCGTTGAGAAGCTCTGTTGGGGTGATTCCTTCAGAAGATCATACATCAATTGAACTCACTGGCAATGACAGGCCTGGTCTATTGTCGGAGATATGTGCAGTTCTTGCGGATCTTCAGTGCAATGTGGTGAATGCTGAGATATGGACACATAATGCTAGAGCTGCAGCTGTTGTTCATGTCACCGACCATTCCACTGGCTGTGCAATTAAGGATTCCAAACGCCTCTCAACCATAAAGCAATTGCTTTGCAATGTTCTCAATGCAAACAATGACTTCAAAGGAGCAAAGACAACACTTTCACCTCCTGGTGTTATGAATAGAGAAAGAAGGCTGCATCAAATTATGTTTGATGATAGGGACTATGAAAGGGTTGAGAGAACACTGGGAAGAGTTGAGGATAAAAGCTCAAGACCCCAAGTTACTGTTTTGAATATTGAGAAAGATTACACTGTGATAACTATGAGATCAAAAGATCGCCCGAAACTATTGTTCGACATTGTTTGCACTCTAACAGACATGCAATATGTTGTTTTTCACGGAATGGTCGACACTGGAGAGATGGAAGCTTATCAG GAATTCTATATTCGACATGTTGATGGGCTTCCAATCAGCTCGGATGCTGAACGAGAACGTGTTATACAGTGTCTTGAAGCTGCCATTGAGAGGCGGGCATCAGAG GGACTGGAGCTGGAATTGTGCACAGAATATCGTATTGGACTCCTTTCAGACATCACAAGGATATTCCGTGAAAATAGTCTGTGTATCAAGAGAGCAGAAATTTCGACAAAAGGAGGGAGGGTCAAAGACACTTTCTATGTCACGGATGTTACTGGAAACCCAGTTGATCCGAAGATCATCGAGGCTATTCGGGGGCAGATTGGAAAAACCAAACTCAAGGTAAAGCACAGCCCAATTGTTGCACCAAAACCTCCTGAGAGAACAACAGGATTTTTTCTGGGAAACTTTTTTAAAGCTCgatcttttcaaaatttcaaactgATTAGATCCtactcataa